The Streptomyces laurentii region ACACTGTCGGCCGCGGTGGTCGCCCTGCTCGCCGCCCGGCAGGTGCTCCACGGCGGGCCGACCCCGGCCGGGCTGACCGCCGTCGGGCTGTCGATGCTGGCCTGGCTGGGCCTCGTGGCCGTGGCCCACCAGCGCATCCGGTCCCTGAGCACGGCCCGGCCCCGGCCGCTGTCCCACCGCGGCGCGCTGCTCGCCGCGGCCTGCGCGATCGCCTTCGCGGGGTTCGCGGTCGCCATCGTGCTCTGACGCCCCGGCCCCAACCCCGGCCCCTGATCGCTCGATTCCGCGATCCCGCGATTCCCCTGTTCTCCGCCGCGCGACTCCCCGGTGATCACCGCGCTTCCCACCGGCCCGGCCGACTGGCACTCTTCCCCTGTCGAATCGGGCTCTCACCGGGGGGAATTCCTTGTCCGCCACCGATCCTTACGTGGTCACACTCGCACCGCACGTCCATGCCTTCATCCAGCCCGACGGGGGCTGGTGCCTGAACAACGCCGGTTTCCTCGGCGACGGCGGCGAGACCCTGCTCGTCGACACCGCCGCCACCGAGCGCCGCGCCCTGCTGCTGCGCGATGCCGTCCGCGACGCGGGCCTCGCGCTGCCCCGCACCATCGTCACCACCCACCACCACGGCGACCACACCTACGGCAACAGGGTGTTCCTCCCCGAGGCCCGGATCATCGGGCACGAGAGCTGCCGCTCCGAGCAGCTCGCGGCCGGCCGCCAGCTCCACCTCCTGTGGCCGGAGACCGACTTCGGGCACGTCGAGATCGAGCCGCCGCACCTCACCTACAGCGACCGGCTGACGCTGTACGTCGGGGACACCGAGGTGCGGGTGATCCACCCCGGCCGGGCGCACACGATCGGCGACTCGATCGTCCATCTGCCCCGGCACGGCATCGTGTTCACCGGCGACCTGGTCTTCAACGGGGGCACGCCGTTCGTGCTGATGGGCTCGCTCGCCGGTTCGCTGCGGGCGTTCGACCTGCTGCGTTC contains the following coding sequences:
- a CDS encoding hypothetical protein (DUF202 domain containing protein [Streptomyces fulvissimus DSM40593];~Domain of unknown function (DUF202); pfam02656;~UniProt-pubmed:20064060; UniProt-pubmed:21463507; UniProt-pubmed:18375553;~identified by MetaGeneAnnotator; putative), whose amino-acid sequence is MSPPPGTEPGPDPVPEPVPEPEEEPRSAHAAAAETVRDPGLQPERTRLAWRRTTLSAAVVALLAARQVLHGGPTPAGLTAVGLSMLAWLGLVAVAHQRIRSLSTARPRPLSHRGALLAAACAIAFAGFAVAIVL
- a CDS encoding polyketide cyclase (Metallo-beta-lactamase superfamily; cl00446;~Zn-dependent hydrolases, including glyoxylases [General function prediction only]; COG0491;~identified by MetaGeneAnnotator; putative;~polyketide cyclase [Streptomyces pristinaespiralis ATCC25486]); its protein translation is MSATDPYVVTLAPHVHAFIQPDGGWCLNNAGFLGDGGETLLVDTAATERRALLLRDAVRDAGLALPRTIVTTHHHGDHTYGNRVFLPEARIIGHESCRSEQLAAGRQLHLLWPETDFGHVEIEPPHLTYSDRLTLYVGDTEVRVIHPGRAHTIGDSIVHLPRHGIVFTGDLVFNGGTPFVLMGSLAGSLRAFDLLRSLDAETVVPGHGRITDPSAYAPAERYLRWVRELAEEGRAKGDTPLETARRADLGEFADWPESERLVANLHRAYAELEGLPEGHPLDLATVFADLTVMNGGRPVACHA